ctctcttttctctattttctctcatgcggcttgctcactaagttaattggaatttttcttgaatcaattctcttcttttttaatctcaCGGCTGCGCTACTTCTtaagcataatatatatatatatatgtcaaaagtCGGCTGGAGTAAagaatcctattacaaataggatttgTTCAATAGTTggacgtgggcttgtggcaattcaagccacacacggccCACTTCAACATGTCTATCTCTCCCTCAAAAAATCAGAGAATGTAGTGGTATAAATTTTCATTATGGAAAATTTCAGCCAACAGCCTCTTGATCAAGCTGCCTACCGTAGCCTTCAATCCAAAACCAGCCTGTTATGCTATGATTTTAATCACTATATCAGGACAAGAGTCCCAGCAGTACTCGCAGGAGACAGCATGTATCCAATTTGGAGAAGAATAgagataatttaattaaattttgtttgatattTGGTTGTTTTAGTCAAGTTATAAGTTTTAATTGGTCCACGGCCGGCTCAACAAGTGATGCAATTGATGCAATCGTctaaggcccccaaataaaagaaggccccacttgtaaaaaaaaattatatatataactatttattatatattttagttaaaaaaattttaagaatttttattggtcaataaaatgcattaaaaagaccccattgtatcctaaaatacaaaagattaaaaaggaaaaaaaaaaaaaaaaagtcaaagttcagctaacaaaattaaattttaggagacAAATATATTAACCCATTCTTgaaatatgttaaaattaaaattaatagcagacaaattcattaattatATAACGTAATTatcttgaaatatgctaaaatagaaattataaatgccaaaaacaaaagaaaaacctcttatctctctgtctctctgcctctctgccTCTCCATCTATATTCTTACAGTCTTACCTTtcctttcttcatcttcatcttaaTTCTTGATCTTTTTCCATCAACTCAATCAGCCAGTCaaacttgaaatttttcttTCACAGCACTGCACAATTGTTTGATGGGATGGGACACGTTTTTTGCTATGATGGCTTTTCTAATTCTGCCCCTCTGTGTACCTTTTTCTGTTTTAAAACTTAGCCATAGAAATATAGGATCTAGTGGAGAAAAGGCGGGACggttctcactttttttttataagagtaCAGACCACAGACCACTGACCACAGTTATGACTTACACGGTTTGGTCCGacgatatcacttttttttttttttttaatctgacaCTTTATCtatcattataaattattatatcaattaataatttgatgtgtatcatatcaactcatttgtattatagtgactctaatttattaaaccatgtattaagttaatttttatttgtgcaggtttaaactttaaagtggtCACGGTTTTAGAAAAATTGCAATAATCAGGTTCTAttgttctatactttaaattttattttagttaaattatcatttttaattataaaatgtgttttatttatctataaatattttccCATTATAAATGTTTACTAACAATACATGTTACGGTTGCATCtgcagaaagaagtttttcaaaattaaaattaataaaatcttatttaagatctactatgtcacaagaaagattaagtggattaactatattatcaattgaaaaagaaatgttagaggaacttaaatacaaaaacttaattactAATTTTGCAtatcaaaaagcaagaaaaatagattttaaataaaaaaattcaatatatatatatatatataattttattaatatttaattataaaaatgctCCATTTAAAATTTTCGACTAAGACCCCAAAACTTGTTGAGCCGTCCTGAATTGTGAATTGGTCCAATCAAGTTGTAACAATTTAGCACCTCTTACTTTAAAATATTGGAATAGATGGTGATGAAAtcttaaaaaatccaaaagtcCTAGGACTAGAACTCTGCAGCTTGACATTCTAATAACAATTATATTACAAGTATTTTCATTGTTGAAAGATTTTActtgtaaaaagtttttaataaaaaattttcagggttttaaaatatatatatatatatatatatatattaagcaaATCTCCAAAATTAATAGCTCAACCACCGAAGTCGTTGGTGCCGGAGATCCGGTGACCAGGCCGTGCCTGTTTAAAGCTTTGCCTGAAACTAcggttggaacttggaagtctTTTGAGAAATCACTGTTTATATTGGCAGTACCCaaactttttgttttcatttaccATTGGACAGTGCACAAAGCACTTGACATGGGTTTGTTGGTCCCTTTTGCGTTCCAAGTCCATCAGAAAGTACTTGAATGAGCCCATTAATGATCTCCTTATCCCATGTGTTGGATCCTTCCTCCTATGTATTGGTTTGGTCCATACAGCAGAAATGAGAGGTAAAAGACAAGAAAGATGGTTCAGCCACATAGTTCCTAATGCTGATTAGAATGGGgcttcatgtttttttttttttttttggagaaacaggtccatataaaacaaaagaaacaaacaaaaacagcaATTACACAGCATCTAACCGGATTACATCAGACACATAAGGAGGAATCTCTTCAAACCATGCCATCTCTCTGTCAACATAAATAGCATTGCGGGCAAGAGTGTGAGCAACCTGGTTTGGTTTCATGTTTGGTTTAATTAATCATTCccctttttcttgttcttttttactATAGCacacataaaaagtaaaaacagcTTCATTTCCTCTTGGGTGGGCCTTCCATCATACTACTTCTCAGTGTGTTGGTTTGGCCCATGGCCGCGGACTGGGCTCCTACAGGGCCCATTCGGAGTAAAGCTTGTAAACCACTCTGCATGTACTTTGTCCATCATTTGGGCTTGGTCTTGTTGTGGAAATGGAATGGTCTGGTGAGCCTTGGATATACTTGATTTGTTCCAAATACAAACTGCCCTTGACAATGTCAAAGCTCAAAGGAGACAAATGGGATATTCGTTTAATTTTCTTGAGGGGGGGAGGGAATAGTCTGAGAGATTTTGATTacaatcaatgattttgatgtATAAAATCAAAACCTGGAGAGGAGATTGGAAGCAATATATGAGGGTGTGGGTATCTGTGTGTATTACATTTCTATGTTCATGTGTGTATATGAATAATGAATTAAtgtatatcttcttcttctttttttaagtaattgacGAGAATGTATCCCTCTCCATTATAAAACGGCTTAATGATACAAAATCTTTGAATGAATGAAGCAGTTTCACAATTAAATTGATGTAGCCAAGTGGCCAAGAAAATATTGACTGATTTAAGGCAAAGCTTGAGGGTACCATTATATGCAAAGGCCTTCCAATAAATTTGCATAATGATCTTCAGTATCAAAAAAGAGAATATTCAATGACAAAGATATCTTGCAACATAAATGATCTTCTGtatataagaaattaagaatctTAATCTAGGCATAAACATgaggaacaaaaaaattaaactgactcttgtcttttcttttttttttgcctttctaaaaattaagagaaagagaaagaattcaTATTACTTGCAGCAGCATGTTCACGTTATTCAAACACTGGTCAACAACTTTGCAATTCCAAATTGAAACACAAAGCTGTCTTAAAATGGAGGACTGAGAACATGATGTACAATATTAGATGTATGATAGTGGTACTAGAAAACTATATGGAATAAAATATAACTCTTGCGTCATTCTCATAAATCTGAATAACCAGATGTCAAACCaatcttttgagttttgacataGAAAAAGAAAGCTTTTTCCTTCCTCATGCGAGGCAAACTGCATGCTgctaaaatcaaaaaatttattttgatgaaccctcaaaaatattgtgactcaatatgtttctttctttctatttattttccAGAACAATGATTTAGCAATTTCCTCTAAGCTCTTCGTTGAATTGTGACTTTACAGTTGCAACTCTCGTAAATTCCAATGCCATTTTGGTACCTTCCTTGATACACCAAATAGGCATGTCCATGTGTTGGCATTGCTGCATATTGGACCATGTGCTTAGGCCTAATTGGCTTCCATATTTGATTATGTGCTTATGCCCAATTGGCCCAATAGCATCTCATTGCAAGCTTTACCATGAGAAGCAATCATCAGTTTTTTCTTGATCAGATTCTACGTACATTGAAATATATGCATACAGGTAATTTTCTTAatatcttatcttttttttttctttttttttctttttttttttgggtgcttttCTTTAGTTTTAGTCTTTGTTTAGCTCCCATGAAATTTGTGGTACAAAGCATTTAGCATCATAGGTAATACTTAGCCTCTTATTCAAATTTGAGAGAGTCTTCAATGTCAgctttgattatttttattatcaagttGAGATTTTAATTGGTTTATCAAGCATGGGTTAGTTTAGAAATCTGATCCTCATATGCAATTGATAGATGATTAATAAGAGAGACAAACTTATTATAAATAGAGGTTGAGGAGTTTAACAAGGTTTTGGGCGTGTGGAAAGCATGGCTTAATGAGTAGCAACTTGAGAGAAGTCGATGGAGGGGAGGGGACTGGGGAGGGGAGGAGACTGGAGAGTttttggactcttttttttttctttttctttttttgtgagaaatttGTACTGTATTATTTTGGGTATTGAGTATTTTGTTATCCAAGTAGGAAATAGAAAACCTAGGTATAAATagttaatttgttatttgttgtttCATATTTCTAAATTGTTTCTATAGTTTGTAAGTGTATGGAAGGAATTAGGGTTATATGGAGTGTGGTTTTTGGTGGATAAGGctagaaaaatatatagagGTAAGGTTTagaatatatagcaatatatagATCCTATGAAGTGCTATGCATTTTTTTGCAAGGAAATATATGAACTTAACTGAAATTTTACATGatgaataatgttttttttatttttttatttatcgaTTGTGGCAACATGGTTGAGATTTCTATGCAAAATACAGATggagtaataataataataataataataataaaaaagaaagaagaagaagaagaagaagaagaagaagaagaaaaaaagctaGAGGTAATAAATGCCTGAAATTATTTAACATTTGTTAATTATCCCGTGCGtcgcatgggttagcgactagttggttatatttttttatctttagaGTTGCGTCTCCCTCTTCCAAAAACTTAAACCCCCTTATTTTTAATTAGCCTAACTCAATTAGTAACTACTaaactcaaaaacttaacaaaaacaaattttttaaataaaaaaatcctagtCAACCCAGTATTAGAGTACTAATATCAGATGttctaaatgctaaatatttagtatttagaacACCAAATATGAAAAACACAATTGTACAAGACatttcaaatgctatattaaagTAACAAAAGTAAGTTTTGATTCAGCAACTAAACTACACTAACCAAAAGATTTAATTGACACCTTACATAGCTGAGTTGCAACCTATATGAAGCCACCTGAACCAGTTGCATATCTCCCATTACTTCATACCAGTTGTAATTTAGTGCCGAAATGTGAAGGTCAAAGACTAAGTTCCTTtgcttaagattttttttttttttttttttttatcattattacaattatttttaattacttaTGGATGCAGCAAGAACAGCTAGCACATTTGGCTATAATCTCAAGTATTTTTATGCATGGTGCAGTGGTAATTACAACTagagaatgttttttttaacGTAGTATCGCCATGAAAGCGATTCTCCTACTCCCTAATCAAGGTTTCATGCATATACGGATACCTTTCtcatcgtttttttttttttttttttttttttttttttttaaataaaaaattacttccATACTTATTCTAAAAATCACGAAAAACTGAAGGAAAAAGATGGAGAGGTAGTAGGTTATGGTCATAGGAGGTGAGAAATGGGGAAGAAATAGAGAGTAGATCGAGCATTGGTGAAAAGTGATTCTTAATTCAGGCAAGCAATTGGcaactttctcttcttctttttttcttttactatttgTGTGTTGAAAAACCGAAAAAGCATTGACAATTTGTAATAACATAATATTTATGTACCTAGTCATGAAACACAATTGCCTAAGTTTTCTAtctttatgtttgtttaaatataaACATTGACATTACTTTTGTGTGGTATTAAAATCAATTTGCTGCGCATTTgcatatttcatttttataaccCCTCTATCTTATCGTTTGTGAAGGACAATTTGACCTACTTCAGCATACATCGTGGTGTAGCGGCCTCCGAGTGCTACAGAAGGGACAAAAATTATCTCAAGTGAATTGTATCATCATATAAAGTGAGAATATTGTGTTATTATCACCTTCCACTAGCTAGTTATTTATTTAGCAATTCCATATGAATTGGTATGCAAAAGGAGAACTGAGTGCAAATGTAATGAAAATCGTTCTGGGGTTGTTACAAACACATCTTGCAATTTTTTAAGACATAAATTTACTAGTAGAACAAAAGAGATTTGTGATTCATGATTCACAACCTTCCTTCCTAATTGCACTaagtaattaaaatattatctgCTGAAGGAAATAACaccttaatataatataattcgATCTAAACTCACAAGTTTAAGTTGAGTtaagtgatattaatgatgCAACATTGAGATGAAAAGAGCTTGTTGATCTGTTGGGAAAATTTCAGTCGAAAgagaatcaatatatatatatatatatatatatataacatgtgTGATTGAGGGAACCAATATTTGAAATGATCCCTTTAcataaactaatttaataaatataattaattaattaattaatatataacactcacaaataaaaataaatccgATATTTCAGTTAAagctttaattttcttgtaaCCATTTTTATAATCACTAGCCACGGACCTGCGCATTgcgcatgataattatttttatggtggttttattaaatttttttatacaatttaaactaatttaataaagagtaatgtattttgtaattatatttttatttattataagaataatcataaatgtaatataggaacaatcataaatcataaaattaataatttttgtagtactaaaatgaaaaaaatacaatttttctcaaaaattcaaaaggcaagttaacgaaaatatttatttatttttataaaagttataacattttgtgaatcattaaaaagaatataaaatatggaaattattcttttagttttaaacaaactttctcaaacttattttttctgcctGCAAtccaaaatactaaaaaaagtaactaaaaaaattaataaaacttaactatgattaattggaccaattaggaaaacattttgttgtttataatctacgaaggttattttctttgcagaaattgtaatttcatccactcaaaacatattttcaaataaacaattattagcaaaacctaagaattaaatttctatatatgcattgttataaaaaaaaaataataataataattaaagtaaaattgcgaaagataaaatttgtctctcatctaataatttttgtttagccaacctttgcttttctctaaataaatggcattatagagtacttctaatacaattATTATGAGTACTTCGTCCACcacaaatgattaaaaaataaacaaaaatgattaaaatctcatagtttaacatctaaattgagcactataaaaatcatgctaccaaattacaataactaccaaattaaattatccaaatcatgttatgtagtaaaaaataatattatatttttatatgctatatttaatcctttataacgcaataggataacatttaacaatcaaagagagagaaaaaaaaaaaaaacaaaactgaatcgcattaacctaaagtagattaaagaatataaaaaattatcaacctaaagcaaagatgcaagaaaaaaaaaaaaatagatagtgagagagaaccttttttctGTTAGGGAAAACTATACATAGAACGAAaaagatagtgacaaatttatagtaagaaggtgtgaataagaagagataaaaatagaagaagatgaagggaaaaatgaagaatgatattaattaaGAAGGTAGTGGGAGATGAGAAGGTGAGGGAAGgagaaaggttagagaagtagtggggagatgaaaatgtaagggatggagaaaggttagagaagtgtaaatatgaagtaaaaaaatattataaataattataagaaaatggaaagaaaaaaaataatgacatggataatgatgtggctcaacatgagcgcagcagcattaaacgctacgcgcaatagaataacatttaacaatcaaagagagagagaaaaaaaaaaaaaaaactgaatcaCATTAACCTAAAGTatattaaagaatataaaaacttatcaacctaaagcgaagatgcaagaaaaataaaaaataaaaaataaaaatccacccaaaaattttgtgtgtgtgtgtgtgagagagagagagagagagagtgagagagaaccttttttctataagggaaaactatgcatagaatgaaaaagatagtgacaaatttatagtaagagggtgtgaataaaaagagacaaaaatagaagaaaatgaagggaaaaatgaagaatgatattaatgaagaaagtagtggggagatgagaaggtgagagaaggagaaaggttggagaagtagtggggagatgaaaaggtaagggatgtagaaaggttggagaagtgtaaatatgaagtaaaaaaattataaaaaaatggaaagaaaaaaaataatgacgtGAATGTTGATATGACTCAACATAAGCACAGCagcattaaatgctacgcttcagcttttagtaatatatagatatagatatgaGATCTAGGGAAGTAatagaacattaaaaaaaaaaaaaaattctatttgatTTAAGATTCATGTATTCTAAGTACATAGAATAGGATGTGTGCCTCTCTTAGCAATGCAAGTATGTTGTCTTCCAAGGTATTtacatctctctctttttttcctttagggTTTTGCATATGGCTATAATTCCACTTACTAGTTTTGATGACCAACTATTAATGTGACATGCCTTATTTATAAGAATTTAGTAAAGCCAAAAGAGAGATTTGACATGTGATCCTTAGGGATCTTAATCTTCAACCGTATGATTGATTAATGCCTTTAGAAGAATATTGACTTAACTTGAAACTCTTTCAAATATTATTCCTTAATTTTCTCAATCATATTGAGAGGGTATTTGGGATTTCTACAAATTGCAATAATGTCCATGAAAACATTGCAATTGACTCCTAAAGATTAGAGAATTACAATTTATGTATTTGTCCTTCCACCACATTATATTCCCCAGAAGATACTAGGATTGGATTAATATCCTTGCAAGTCCCTAACTAATGTAActcttaatttcttaatttcataattttgtcagactccaaaataattttttagtactctttaaaaatattatatatatatatatatatatatattgtcttgtGTGCAACTCCAATATGAAAATCAATTGAATACACTTTATCCTTTATTGGTGGATTCATTGTTGAGCtatgtatatattttactcattacacacacacacacacacacatatataaccCAACATGTCCATATATAACCTTTAAAGGAGCATTACTAATTAACATCGTCAAAGTCATgtgtgtaataaataaataagtatatgCAAACCTCTCATGTTTGAGGATAGTAGGATAATTGTGCTAGAACAATGTTTTAACCAGCAATGATCACTTTGTAAGACGTTCTTGATTGGAtgttgataggccaaaaacgaattgaccccttgtgataaattaattgattaattagctaaatttattaattaatcaaattaacatgcaagatgCGTGGtggcacaaacaaatcaccaataaactaagtatgcagtggaaaataaattgacacgatgatttgtttacaaatggggaaaaccaatatggcaaaaaccccaccaggtgattttaaggtcaccactctcgagagtCCACTGTTATCAAAACatgcagttacaagtaaaggaatcctagtaccttataccaacctacagttgaacccttaccccaatactcaattggacttgttctatagtgacaatctctccttttaatgcacggctcccagttcatgactaaccaattatgcagatcctagtacgcgacttcaatcaccaattagagaaggttgttggctacaaagttcttcaattcatcacacgatgaagatcaagaagctccttgattacaaaatcctacggtgcacaaacatagcagtttcttcacaagaaagatgaactatgGCAAtttttgtctccggtcacaatttgcttgaacaaattttactcaacacttgtgcaacttgttccacctttgacggcccttaaaataatccttttatatgtttagggttgtaagaaaagaaagcccaaacatacaatcacggACTGAGTGAAAAACAGTCCTcaaaaactgaacttcataaacctcgacagatacctatTTGTCGAGCTGCTGTTGCGCCATGGGTTAGAATCAGTGTTGTCAATACCataccgtaccggccggtacggccagaatataccgtaccggccgATGATCCGGTACGGTTAACCCCTACGTTTCGTACCGGTAAAAATACCGAGCGTACCGGCCTTGTACCGGCCGGTATTTGAATACCGGACCGAAACGTTAAAAAAACCTGTTTTGTTAATTCTGACATTTTCAAGGGCAAGattgtaattttcttaaatCCTAATTCTAAAACCCTAAGTTCCTAACACTACCCAGTTCCCGCACaaccctctttctttctttctctctctcacgctCTCTCTCAGCTGCTCTgttctctcactctctcggcCAATCTTTCTCTCACTCTTGGCAGCTCCGCTGCTCTGTTTCTCAGTCGCCAACTCGCCGCTGCTTTGTTTCTCAGTCGCCGACTCGCCGCTGCTCTGTTTCTCAGTCGCCGCTGCTCTGTCTCTCAGTCGCCGCTGCTCCGTCTCTCACTCTCTCGACCACTCTCAGGTAAcgttttttcttaattttttatgtgtggAATTATATTTCATGTGgaatatgataaataaaaacttgattACTGTGTTTATGAATTGATAGCAAAATTGGTTATTGTGTTGGTTCTGTGTTCAtgaattgatatatattgttgttttaTTCTTGATTTTGGTCTTAGGTAACattttgtcttaattttttctatgtggaattatacttcatgtggaatatgataaataaaaacttgattACTGTGTTTATGAATTGATAGCAAAATTGATTATTGTGTTGGTTCTGTGTTCCtgaattgatatatattgttgtttcattctTGATTTTGGTTAGCTTCAAATATTGGGTTAGTAATTTACAACTTAGTATGACTATTAATAAAAAGGTAACTAGAGTTATTAACAAATAATTGATGGTATATATGCAGTGTAAATTATGACTGAAAATCAGTCAAGTGTAGCATCTGGCCCGGCTGTACGGTCCGAGGATCCAGCATGGGCTTATGGCCGTGCTGTGCCGGATGCAAGAAATAACACCCAGTGtactttttgttgtaaaatgataAGGGAGGGAGGAATTACTAGGCTCAAGTATCATTTAGCTGGGATTCCGGGTGATGTTGAAGCATGTAAAAAAGTATCTGAAGATGTAAAATGGCAAATGAAACAGTTGATTGAAGATTTAAAGAAAAGTaaacagaaaaaaagaagaatgaataAAGAAATTACAAATCCCTATGATGTaaaggagaaggaggaggatGATCATCATCATGATGAAGGTAATAATGATAATGAGAGAGGGGGTTCAAAGAGTCATTCATCAATTAGTAATTATAACACTAAGGGGAAAGAAAAAGTTGGAGAAAAGTCAAACATTAAATCCTATTTTGCTCCAAGAACAAAACCTGGTTCTCAACCATCCATAAGGTCTTCTTTGGCCTCAAAGCAAATGGTTGAGAAGGCAAGAATGAATTTTGCAAGATGGTGGTACCATGCTAATATACCTTTCCATGCCGCTCACTCTGTGTATTATCAAGAAGCTTTAGATAGTGTAGCAGCTATTGGGCCTGGTTTTAAGGGACCTTCTTATCATGACTTGAGGGGGCCTTTATTACAAAAACATGTGGGTGAAATGAATGATTATCTCTTAGATGTGAAAAATGATTCGAAAGTTTATGGGTGTTCAATTATGTCAGATGGGTGGACAAATCAAAAGAGAGCTccaatcattaattttttagtgTATTGTCCTAGAGGTATCATGTTTCTTAAATCCCTTAATGTGTCAGGCCTAACAAAGGATGCAGATACATTGTTTAAGTTGTTTGATAAAGTTGTTCAAGAAGTTGGGCCTAAGAACGTTGTGCAGTTCATTACAGATAATGATGCTTCTTACAAGTCTGCAGGAAAGAAGCTAATGCAGAAATATGGGACATTCTATTGGTCTCCTTGTGCAGCCCATTGCATTGATTTAATGTTGGAAAATTTTTCTGATAAAAGATATTTTCCTATCATTGATGAAACCATTCAAAAGGCTCAAAAGATTACCAAATTCATATACAACCATGGCAAGATTTTAGCTTTGATGAGAAGCGACTTCACTAATGGTAGGGATTTGATTCGTCCAGCCATCACAAGGTTTGCAACTGAGTTTTTAAGTCTTCAATGCTTGACTAAGTTCAAGAAAGAACTTAGGCAAATGTTTACTTGTGATCAACGGGTTGAATCTCGATATGCTAGGGATGTCATGGGAAAGGAGGTGGCTGCAATTGTTTTGGAAGATAGAGAGTTTTGGTTACAATGTCAACAAATAGTGAAGATTAGTGAGCCTTTGGTTAGAGTACTACGTCTTGTAGATGGGGATGAAAAACCATCAATGGGATACTTGTATGAGGCAATGGATAAAGCAAAGGAGAATATAAAAGCAAGGTTGAAGAATAAAATTTCTGCATATATACCATTTACTAGTGTCATTGATGCTAGATGAGATAAACAACTTCATAGTCCATTGCATGCAGCAAGTTGTTATCTTAACCCTGGAATCTTCTTTAGGCCGTCATTTAAGAAGCAAAAAGATGTTACAAAAGGCCTACTTAGTACCATTACAAGGCTGGTTTCTGATCCTGATGAGCAAGATATTCTTAGTTCTCAAATTGAATCATACAAAAAGTCTTTAGGTGACTTTGGAATGCCTATGGCAATCCGCCAACGTGAAAAACTAAGTCCAGGTATGTTATATGTatctatacatacatatatatatatatatatatatacacatttcatttgaaagtttgttatttgctttgtactaaattaataatttcttttatttttggaagttgCTTGGTGGGAGAAATTTGGAAATGACACTCCGAAATTACAAAAGTTTGCAATTCGAGTGCTAAGTCAGTGTTGTAGTGCAACTGGTTGTGAAAGAGCTTGGAGCATGTTTGAGTTTGTCCATTCCAAGAGGAGAAATAAGCTTGAGCATAAACGTTTGAATGACTTGGTGTATGTTCGGTATAATCTGTTGTTACGAGAAAGgtatgtttttaaatatatttaatttttattttgaatgattAGAAAATGTCACCAATGTATGATATTGATTTTGGTAGGAACATTAGAAGGACAAAGGATTACTTGGATCCTATAAACCTTGATAATATTGATTTAATGGAGGATTGGGTAGCTGAGGAATCTGAATTTTTGTTACTAA
This DNA window, taken from Quercus robur chromosome 2, dhQueRobu3.1, whole genome shotgun sequence, encodes the following:
- the LOC126705042 gene encoding uncharacterized protein LOC126705042; translated protein: MTENQSSVASGPAVRSEDPAWAYGRAVPDARNNTQCTFCCKMIREGGITRLKYHLAGIPGDVEACKKVSEDVKWQMKQLIEDLKKSKQKKRRMNKEITNPYDVKEKEEDDHHHDEGNNDNERGGSKSHSSISNYNTKGKEKVGEKSNIKSYFAPRTKPGSQPSIRSSLASKQMVEKARMNFARWWYHANIPFHAAHSVYYQEALDSVAAIGPGFKGPSYHDLRGPLLQKHVGEMNDYLLDVKNDSKVYGCSIMSDGWTNQKRAPIINFLVYCPRGIMFLKSLNVSGLTKDADTLFKLFDKVVQEVGPKNVVQFITDNDASYKSAGKKLMQKYGTFYWSPCAAHCIDLMLENFSDKRYFPIIDETIQKAQKITKFIYNHGKILALMRSDFTNGRDLIRPAITRFATEFLSLQCLTKFKKELRQMFTCDQRVESRYARDVMGKEVAAIVLEDREFWLQCQQIVKISEPLVRVLRLVDGDEKPSMGYLYEAMDKAKENIKARPSFKKQKDVTKGLLSTITRLVSDPDEQDILSSQIESYKKSLGDFGMPMAIRQREKLSPVAWWEKFGNDTPKLQKFAIRVLSQCCSATGCERAWSMFEFVHSKRRNKLEHKRLNDLVYVRYNLLLRERNIRRTKDYLDPINLDNIDLMEDWVAEESEFLLLTEEGVNWDSIEEPLATMTLEDDNDDDDDVVVLDEEDGENDVVLTDANTHVYYGPDVNPFEGWE